In Clostridium omnivorum, the DNA window AAATTACCATACCAGGTTTTGCACCTGAAGGCTTTTTTACATTTTTAACCTCAGTATAATCCACTGGCACCTTTGAGCCATCCTTTGACTTGCTATAATAAGCTGCTAGTATTGCTGCTTCCTCGAGAGTTCTCTCTGGCAGGTTTTTTGTATTCTTTATTATAACGTGAGAGCCAGGTATATTCTTTGTATGAAGCCAAATATCCTGCTTTTCTGCGAATTTTAAAGTAAGGTAGTCATTTTGCATATTGTTCTTACCAATATAAATATCTATACCATCACTAGATACAAAGTGCATTGGTTTAGAAGTTTGTATTTTTTTCTTATTTTCCTTTTTGAATTTAATATAACCAGTATCAACTAATTCTCTTCTTATTTCTTCAATTTCACTATAATTTTCAACATTTTTAATGTTAGTTATTACAGATTGAAGATAATCCATCTCTTCTTCTGCAGACTTAAGCTGCAGGATAGCCATTTCTTCTGATTTTTTGTGCTTTGAGTACTTTTTAAAATAGCTTTGTATATTTTCTGATGGAGTCTTATTTTCATCTAGTGGAATATCAATATATTCTCCATCCTCACTATAATAGTTGAAAATTTTTGCAACTTTATCTCCCTTTTTAATATTATAAATAGACGAAGTTAAAAGTTCCCCATATAGCTTTAACTGATCTTTATCATTTGCTTCTTCTATTACATTTTTAAGTAAGACAATTTTTTTGCTGCATCTATCTATATTTGTTGTGACTACTCTCTGTAAATCAGCACTTCTAGCATTTAGTCTATCTGCCTTATCCTTTTTATAATAATAGTCTTCTAAGAGCTTCGATGGTGAATCATAGATTTCTTCCTCTAAATCCTTAAGACCTTCAAGTTTATCACAATAAAAGTCTTTAACAGTATTATTATCAATGTAAGACGCAAAATGAAAATCATAGTTTTTAAGCTTGCTAAAAGTTGAGTGAACATGTAAATATATTTCAGCTAAATTTTCTGCAGCTACAGCTATGTTTCTAGAATTAAGTCTATAGTATATTTCTTTAGAAAATTGCGCGCCTACACCGCTAAAAGTTTTAGAAAACAAAGACTTATCGAACTCTATAAAATTAGTATTAATGTATTCTTCAAGTTCTTCCTTTGAGAAGTCAAAAGGATTCAGCTTTTTAGATTCAGGAGGGAATATATATTTAATTCCTGGATAGAGACTTCTGTAGCTGTTGATATCTGGTGTAATATGCTTTATGCTGTCTACAACTATTTTGTCCCGCTCTCTTATTAGGGTAATATTACTATGTCTTCCCATGATTTCAATAACTAAGGAGTAAACACTATTGAAGCCAAGTTCATCAGTACTTTCAAAGTCGATTATTACTATCCTGTCTGCACCTACTTGTGAGATTTTAATAAGCCTTGCTCCAGTTAAGTACTTTCTCAGCACCATGCAGAACATAGGTGGAGTTAAGGGGTTTACCTTATTAATATCAGTTAAATGCAGCTTTGGATATACTGAACTAGCGCTAATAAGCAGCCTGTAGTTAACCCTGTCTGAACGTAAATTTAATACTATTTCATCTTTTTCTGGCTGAGTTATTTTATCTACTCTACTATTTAAAATTTTATTATTTAATTCATATACTATACTGTATAAGAAAATTCCGTCTAAAGCCATATAATCAATCCTTCCCTTGGATATAAATAACAATATGCATTTGTAGAATAGTATATCATTTTATGTAGTTAAAATCAAAAAGTTAGTGCTGTATCATTTATTATTTTATTATTTATGTTAAAATATGATTATAATATTTTAGCATAGATGTTTTAAGAGGCCTATATTGAGGAGTTGAGAAATATGAAATTTACAAAAATGAATGGAACAGGAAATGATTTTGTTGTTATTGAGGATTTAGAAAATCAAATAAATAACACCGGAGAGCTGGCAAAAAAGCTTTGTGATAGACGCTTTGGTATTGGTGGAGATGGAATACTATTAGTTAGAAAAAGCTCTAAAGCTGATATAGCTATGGAAATTATTAATTCGGATGGGTCTTATGCCTCCATGTGCGGAAATGGAATAAGATGCTTTGCTAAATATGCCTATGAAAATGGCTTAGTAAAGAAGGAAGATATGACCATTGATACTGGCGACGGAGTAAAGATTGCCATACTTGAAATAAAAGGCAGCAAAGTAGTAAGTATAACAATAAACATGGGATTTCCATCTTTTGAGCCTAGTGTAATCCCTGCGTTATCTAAGGAATATATTATTAATAAAAATATAAAGGCAAATGATAAGGAATATTTAATTAATACAATACTTATGGGAGTGCCTCATTCGGTTATCTTCGGAAAGTTAGAAGGTTTTCATGTTACTGAAGGAAAGGCTATTGAAAAATATGACCTCTACCCACAAGGAACTAATGTTAATTTTT includes these proteins:
- the dapF gene encoding diaminopimelate epimerase, with translation MKFTKMNGTGNDFVVIEDLENQINNTGELAKKLCDRRFGIGGDGILLVRKSSKADIAMEIINSDGSYASMCGNGIRCFAKYAYENGLVKKEDMTIDTGDGVKIAILEIKGSKVVSITINMGFPSFEPSVIPALSKEYIINKNIKANDKEYLINTILMGVPHSVIFGKLEGFHVTEGKAIEKYDLYPQGTNVNFCEVVDENNIRVKTWERGAGATLACGTGCCASAVISNYLGYTNKMVNVEIPGGRLTVEITNEGILMTGPAEVNFIGEVKI
- a CDS encoding Rqc2 family fibronectin-binding protein; protein product: MALDGIFLYSIVYELNNKILNSRVDKITQPEKDEIVLNLRSDRVNYRLLISASSVYPKLHLTDINKVNPLTPPMFCMVLRKYLTGARLIKISQVGADRIVIIDFESTDELGFNSVYSLVIEIMGRHSNITLIRERDKIVVDSIKHITPDINSYRSLYPGIKYIFPPESKKLNPFDFSKEELEEYINTNFIEFDKSLFSKTFSGVGAQFSKEIYYRLNSRNIAVAAENLAEIYLHVHSTFSKLKNYDFHFASYIDNNTVKDFYCDKLEGLKDLEEEIYDSPSKLLEDYYYKKDKADRLNARSADLQRVVTTNIDRCSKKIVLLKNVIEEANDKDQLKLYGELLTSSIYNIKKGDKVAKIFNYYSEDGEYIDIPLDENKTPSENIQSYFKKYSKHKKSEEMAILQLKSAEEEMDYLQSVITNIKNVENYSEIEEIRRELVDTGYIKFKKENKKKIQTSKPMHFVSSDGIDIYIGKNNMQNDYLTLKFAEKQDIWLHTKNIPGSHVIIKNTKNLPERTLEEAAILAAYYSKSKDGSKVPVDYTEVKNVKKPSGAKPGMVIYYTNRTIYVTPEELNLKRIQ